A genomic stretch from Pomacea canaliculata isolate SZHN2017 linkage group LG2, ASM307304v1, whole genome shotgun sequence includes:
- the LOC112557562 gene encoding uncharacterized protein LOC112557562 isoform X1 — MSPTCGVCCVFVCFTVLCFLPSAEAQTKCVACSYQMAGDGTTDYACVNDSLRHTHSTNITCNFTTHSCVIKAVYRYEGYQELQSVTRSCLPASATSSEVCGYTDRRTCLLECKTNMCNAESNADLAKIYISSSEAQNKCVACSYNFAGDGTVDYACVNDSIRHTTSSNITCDFTTHSCVIKAVYRYEGYQELQSVTRDCLPTSATSLEVCGYTDRRTCLLECKTHMCNAESNADLAKIYISSSEAQNKCVACTYQMAGDGTVDYACVNDPLSHKLSSNITCDFTTHSCVIKAVYRYEGYQYLQSVTRGCLPTSATSSEVCGNTDRRTCLLECKTNMCNAESNADLAKIYIRSSEAQNKCVACSYQMAGDGTVDYACVNDPLSHKLSSNITCDFTTYSCVTKAVYRYEGYVELQSVTRDCLPPSATSSEVCGYTDRRTCLLECKTNMCNVESNADLAKIYISSSDNLSNSVPAMTIVLQLVSCLSILSITLI, encoded by the exons ATGTCGCCGACCTGTggggtgtgttgtgtgttcgTCTGCTTCACGGTCCTGTGCTTTCTACCGTCAGCAG AGGCGCAAACCAAATGTGTCGCTTGCAGCTACCAGATGGCCGGTGATGGCACGACGGACTACGCATGCGTGAACGATTCTCTACGTCACACGCATAGTACGAACATCACCTGCAATTTTACCACACACAGCTGTGTCATCAAAGCCGTCTATCGATATGAAG GTTATCAAGAACTTCAGTCTGTCACGAGAAGCTGTCTGCCAGCATCAGCCACATCGTCGGAAGTCTGTGGTTACACCGACAGACGGACATGTTTGCTGGAATGCAAGACCAACATGTGTAATGCCGAGTCTAACGCCGACCTCGCCAAGATATACATCAGCTCCAGCG AGGCACAAAACAAATGTGTCGCTTGCAGCTACAACTTCGCCGGTGACGGCACGGTGGACTACGCATGCGTGAACGATTCTATACGTCACACGACTAGTTCGAATATCACCTGCGACTTCACCACACACAGCTGTGTCATCAAAGCCGTCTATCGATATGAAG GTTATCAAGAACTTCAGTCTGTCACGAGAGACTGTCTGCCAACATCAGCCACATCGTTGGAAGTCTGTGGTTACACCGACAGACGGACATGTTTGTTGGAATGCAAGACCCACATGTGTAATGCCGAGTCCAACGCCGACCTCGCCAAGATATACATCAGCTCCAGCG AGGCACAAAACAAATGTGTGGCTTGCACCTACCAGATGGCCGGTGATGGCACGGTGGACTACGCATGCGTGAACGATCCTCTAAGTCACAAGCTTAGTTCGAACATCACTTGTGACTTCACCACACACAGCTGTGTCATCAAAGCCGTCTATCGATATGAAG GTTATCAATACCTTCAGTCTGTCACGAGAGGCTGTCTGCCAACATCAGCCACATCGTCGGAAGTCTGTGGTAACACCGACAGACGGACATGTTTGCTGGAATGCAAGACCAACATGTGTAATGCCGAGTCCAACGCCGACCTCGCCAAGATATACATCAGATCCAGCG AGGCACAAAACAAATGTGTCGCTTGCAGCTACCAGATGGCCGGTGATGGCACGGTGGACTACGCATGCGTGAACGATCCTCTAAGTCACAAGCTTAGTTCGAACATCACCTGCGACTTCACCACTTACAGCTGTGTCACCAAAGCCGTCTATCGATATGAAG GTTATGTAGAACTTCAGTCTGTCACGAGAGACTGTCTGCCACCATCAGCCACATCGTCGGAAGTCTGTGGTTACACCGACAGACGGACATGTTTGCTGGAATGCAAGACCAACATGTGTAATGTCGAGTCCAACGCCGACCTCGCCAAGATATACATCAGCTCCAGCGATAACCTGTCTAACTCTGTGCCAGCCATGACCATAGTTTTACAGCTCGTCTCGTGCCTGAGTATCCTCTCAATCACTTTGATATGA
- the LOC112557562 gene encoding uncharacterized protein LOC112557562 isoform X3, whose amino-acid sequence MSPTCGVCCVFVCFTVLCFLPSAEAQNKCVACSYNFAGDGTVDYACVNDSIRHTTSSNITCDFTTHSCVIKAVYRYEGYQELQSVTRDCLPTSATSLEVCGYTDRRTCLLECKTHMCNAESNADLAKIYISSSEAQNKCVACTYQMAGDGTVDYACVNDPLSHKLSSNITCDFTTHSCVIKAVYRYEGYQYLQSVTRGCLPTSATSSEVCGNTDRRTCLLECKTNMCNAESNADLAKIYIRSSEAQNKCVACSYQMAGDGTVDYACVNDPLSHKLSSNITCDFTTYSCVTKAVYRYEGYVELQSVTRDCLPPSATSSEVCGYTDRRTCLLECKTNMCNVESNADLAKIYISSSDNLSNSVPAMTIVLQLVSCLSILSITLI is encoded by the exons ATGTCGCCGACCTGTggggtgtgttgtgtgttcgTCTGCTTCACGGTCCTGTGCTTTCTACCGTCAGCAG AGGCACAAAACAAATGTGTCGCTTGCAGCTACAACTTCGCCGGTGACGGCACGGTGGACTACGCATGCGTGAACGATTCTATACGTCACACGACTAGTTCGAATATCACCTGCGACTTCACCACACACAGCTGTGTCATCAAAGCCGTCTATCGATATGAAG GTTATCAAGAACTTCAGTCTGTCACGAGAGACTGTCTGCCAACATCAGCCACATCGTTGGAAGTCTGTGGTTACACCGACAGACGGACATGTTTGTTGGAATGCAAGACCCACATGTGTAATGCCGAGTCCAACGCCGACCTCGCCAAGATATACATCAGCTCCAGCG AGGCACAAAACAAATGTGTGGCTTGCACCTACCAGATGGCCGGTGATGGCACGGTGGACTACGCATGCGTGAACGATCCTCTAAGTCACAAGCTTAGTTCGAACATCACTTGTGACTTCACCACACACAGCTGTGTCATCAAAGCCGTCTATCGATATGAAG GTTATCAATACCTTCAGTCTGTCACGAGAGGCTGTCTGCCAACATCAGCCACATCGTCGGAAGTCTGTGGTAACACCGACAGACGGACATGTTTGCTGGAATGCAAGACCAACATGTGTAATGCCGAGTCCAACGCCGACCTCGCCAAGATATACATCAGATCCAGCG AGGCACAAAACAAATGTGTCGCTTGCAGCTACCAGATGGCCGGTGATGGCACGGTGGACTACGCATGCGTGAACGATCCTCTAAGTCACAAGCTTAGTTCGAACATCACCTGCGACTTCACCACTTACAGCTGTGTCACCAAAGCCGTCTATCGATATGAAG GTTATGTAGAACTTCAGTCTGTCACGAGAGACTGTCTGCCACCATCAGCCACATCGTCGGAAGTCTGTGGTTACACCGACAGACGGACATGTTTGCTGGAATGCAAGACCAACATGTGTAATGTCGAGTCCAACGCCGACCTCGCCAAGATATACATCAGCTCCAGCGATAACCTGTCTAACTCTGTGCCAGCCATGACCATAGTTTTACAGCTCGTCTCGTGCCTGAGTATCCTCTCAATCACTTTGATATGA